In Arsenicicoccus sp. oral taxon 190, the following are encoded in one genomic region:
- a CDS encoding ABC transporter ATP-binding protein, producing the protein MATVKYDNATRLYPGNDKPSVDRLNIDIEDGEFLVLVGPSGCGKSTSLRMLAGLEEVNGGKIWIGDRDVTNLSPKDRDVAMVFQNYALYPHMSVADNMGFALKIAGVDKGEIRKRVEEAAKILDLEQYLERKPKALSGGQRQRVAMGRAIVRNPQVFLMDEPLSNLDAKLRVQTRTQIASLQRRLGVTTVYVTHDQVEAMTMGDRVAVLKDGILQQCDSPRRMYDHPDNVFVAGFIGSPAMNIMEVPVTDGGVRLGHHTTPVPRDALSDAGRRVIMGVRPEDLELADDGQGLPVTVDVVEELGADAYVYGSTDDAHGSGQIIARVDGRRPPMKGESVFFKPKADHIHVFDAESGLRLND; encoded by the coding sequence ATGGCAACGGTCAAGTACGACAACGCCACCCGGCTCTACCCGGGCAACGACAAGCCCAGCGTGGACCGGCTCAACATCGACATCGAGGACGGGGAATTCCTGGTCCTCGTCGGTCCCTCCGGCTGCGGCAAGTCCACCTCCCTGCGCATGCTCGCGGGCCTCGAGGAGGTCAACGGCGGCAAGATCTGGATCGGCGACCGCGACGTCACCAACCTGTCCCCCAAGGACCGCGACGTCGCGATGGTCTTCCAGAACTACGCGCTCTACCCCCACATGAGCGTCGCCGACAACATGGGCTTCGCGCTCAAGATCGCCGGCGTCGACAAGGGCGAGATCCGCAAGCGCGTCGAGGAGGCCGCCAAGATCCTCGACCTGGAGCAGTACCTCGAGCGCAAGCCCAAGGCCCTCTCCGGTGGTCAGCGGCAGCGTGTCGCCATGGGCCGCGCCATCGTCCGCAACCCGCAGGTCTTCCTCATGGACGAGCCGCTGTCCAACCTCGACGCCAAGCTCCGCGTGCAGACCCGCACCCAGATCGCGTCGCTGCAGCGTCGCCTCGGGGTCACCACCGTCTACGTCACCCACGACCAGGTCGAGGCCATGACGATGGGCGACCGCGTCGCGGTGCTCAAGGACGGCATCCTGCAGCAGTGCGACTCCCCGCGCCGGATGTACGACCACCCCGACAACGTCTTCGTCGCCGGATTCATCGGCTCCCCCGCGATGAACATCATGGAGGTGCCGGTCACCGACGGTGGCGTCCGCCTCGGCCACCACACCACGCCGGTGCCGCGCGACGCCCTCAGCGACGCCGGTCGCCGGGTCATCATGGGCGTGCGCCCCGAGGACCTCGAGCTCGCCGACGACGGCCAGGGCCTGCCCGTCACCGTCGACGTCGTGGAGGAGCTGGGCGCCGACGCCTACGTCTACGGCTCCACCGACGACGCCCACGGCTCGGGCCAGATCATCGCCCGCGTCGACGGTCGCCGCCCCCCGATGAAGGGCGAGAGCGTCTTCTTCAAGCCCAAGGCCGACCACATCCACGTGTTCGACGCCGAGAGCGGGCTGCGCCTCAACGACTGA
- a CDS encoding sugar ABC transporter substrate-binding protein: MHKRAFGPVAVVGAAALLMTACGGGSSTTTTTSATTSAGSSGSSGSSSAAASDTSTAAAPATSTSTGAPVRDANADLVIWCDSTHGPALKKIADKFAADQGMKVVVQTTPDTETRQQFGDATKVGKGPDIVVGAHDWLGEFVQNGVVAPVPLDAAIAAKFQPSTVAAVKFNGQNYGIPYAVENLGLVYNKDMVPTPPKTLDELVKQGQDLVKAGKAKQVLALNVSKKGNPYMAYPFFSAFGGGVFGQKANGDYNKDEVIVNNAGSVKAGELLAKLGKDKVISTNVDDTNVDQLFGSKAAPFLVGGPWSIPPAKKAGVNYGIAPLPTVEGGGRMTPFLGVQMFFLSSKAKNTQIAQEFLTNYATTSEAQEALFAEGQRPPALKEAYDKVSASNPDMKAWFEAGQGGKPMPNIPAMNAVWGPWGQAEADIVSGAAQPKARLDAAAKEIQAAIAKG, encoded by the coding sequence ATGCACAAGCGTGCGTTTGGGCCGGTCGCCGTCGTGGGTGCCGCCGCCCTCCTCATGACCGCCTGCGGTGGCGGCAGCAGCACCACGACGACCACGAGCGCCACGACGTCCGCCGGCTCGAGCGGCTCGAGCGGGTCCTCCAGCGCCGCCGCGTCCGACACCTCGACGGCCGCCGCCCCCGCCACCTCGACCAGCACCGGCGCCCCCGTCCGCGACGCCAACGCCGACCTGGTCATCTGGTGCGACTCGACGCACGGCCCGGCCCTGAAGAAGATCGCGGACAAGTTCGCGGCCGACCAGGGCATGAAGGTCGTCGTCCAGACCACCCCCGACACCGAGACCCGCCAGCAGTTCGGCGACGCCACCAAGGTCGGCAAGGGTCCGGACATCGTCGTCGGCGCGCACGACTGGCTGGGCGAGTTCGTCCAGAACGGCGTCGTCGCGCCCGTCCCGCTGGACGCCGCGATCGCCGCGAAGTTCCAGCCCTCCACCGTCGCGGCCGTGAAGTTCAACGGCCAGAACTACGGCATCCCCTACGCCGTCGAGAACCTCGGCCTGGTCTACAACAAGGACATGGTGCCGACCCCGCCCAAGACGCTCGACGAGCTGGTCAAGCAGGGCCAGGACCTGGTCAAGGCCGGCAAGGCCAAGCAGGTCCTCGCGCTCAACGTCAGCAAGAAGGGCAACCCGTACATGGCGTACCCCTTCTTCTCCGCCTTCGGCGGTGGCGTCTTCGGGCAGAAGGCCAACGGCGACTACAACAAGGACGAGGTCATCGTCAACAACGCCGGGTCCGTCAAGGCCGGTGAGCTCCTCGCCAAGCTCGGCAAGGACAAGGTCATCTCCACCAACGTGGACGACACCAACGTCGACCAGCTCTTCGGCTCCAAGGCCGCGCCGTTCCTGGTGGGTGGCCCCTGGAGCATCCCGCCCGCCAAGAAGGCCGGCGTCAACTACGGCATCGCGCCGCTGCCCACCGTCGAGGGCGGGGGCCGGATGACGCCCTTCCTCGGCGTGCAGATGTTCTTCCTGTCCTCCAAGGCCAAGAACACCCAGATCGCCCAGGAGTTCCTCACCAACTACGCCACCACCTCGGAGGCGCAGGAGGCGCTCTTCGCGGAGGGCCAGCGTCCCCCGGCCCTGAAGGAGGCCTATGACAAGGTCTCCGCCTCCAACCCCGACATGAAGGCGTGGTTCGAGGCCGGCCAGGGCGGCAAGCCCATGCCCAACATCCCGGCCATGAACGCCGTGTGGGGCCCGTGGGGCCAGGCCGAGGCTGACATCGTCAGCGGCGCCGCCCAGCCCAAGGCCCGGCTCGACGCCGCCGCCAAGGAGATCCAGGCCGCGATCGCCAAGGGCTGA
- the rlmB gene encoding 23S rRNA (guanosine(2251)-2'-O)-methyltransferase RlmB, translating into MAGNSQRRGAVRKGASRKGASVGSGGQRRRSLEGKGPTPKAEERPNHKAYKAVQRAARSAGTGGGSRPTGQRGGDRGGRRTRSSTEVVAGRNSVVEALRADIPASTLYVASRIDSDDRVREALRLATERGIALLETPRGELDRLTDGAVHQGLALQVPPYDYAHPSELVDPQSVGIPLVVALDGITDPRNLGAIIRSVGAFGGHGVVVPERRSAGMTAAAWKTSAGAASRVPVAQATNLTRTLQDFRKDGYFVIGLDMDGDVELPDLDLADQPLVVVVGSEGKGLSRLVGEQCDQIVSIPMASGTESLNAGIATGVTLYEIARQRGTGRR; encoded by the coding sequence ATGGCAGGCAACTCCCAGCGTCGCGGCGCCGTCCGCAAGGGCGCCTCCCGCAAGGGCGCGAGCGTCGGCAGCGGCGGTCAGCGCCGCCGCTCCCTGGAGGGCAAGGGCCCCACGCCCAAGGCCGAGGAGCGCCCCAACCACAAGGCCTACAAGGCCGTCCAGCGCGCCGCGAGGTCCGCCGGCACCGGGGGCGGCTCGCGGCCCACCGGGCAGCGCGGCGGGGACCGAGGCGGCCGCCGCACCCGCTCGTCCACCGAGGTGGTCGCCGGCCGCAACTCGGTGGTCGAGGCGCTGCGGGCCGACATCCCCGCGTCCACCCTCTACGTCGCGAGCCGGATCGACTCCGACGACCGGGTGCGGGAGGCGCTGCGGCTCGCCACCGAGCGCGGCATCGCGCTGCTCGAGACCCCGCGCGGCGAGCTGGACCGGCTCACCGACGGCGCCGTGCACCAGGGGCTGGCGCTGCAGGTGCCGCCCTACGACTACGCGCACCCCTCCGAGCTCGTCGACCCGCAGAGCGTGGGCATCCCCCTCGTGGTGGCGCTTGACGGCATCACCGACCCCCGCAACCTCGGGGCGATCATTCGCTCCGTGGGTGCCTTCGGCGGTCACGGCGTCGTGGTGCCCGAGCGTCGCAGCGCCGGCATGACCGCGGCGGCCTGGAAGACCTCCGCGGGTGCCGCCTCCCGGGTGCCTGTCGCGCAGGCCACCAACCTCACCCGCACGCTGCAGGACTTCCGCAAGGACGGCTACTTCGTCATCGGCCTGGACATGGACGGAGACGTCGAGCTGCCGGACCTGGACCTGGCCGACCAGCCGCTCGTCGTCGTCGTGGGCTCCGAGGGCAAGGGCCTGTCCCGGCTCGTCGGCGAGCAGTGCGACCAGATCGTCTCGATCCCGATGGCGTCGGGCACCGAGTCCCTCAACGCCGGGATCGCCACCGGGGTGACGTTGTACGAGATCGCCCGGCAGCGGGGGACCGGCCGCCGCTGA
- a CDS encoding DUF4032 domain-containing protein, with product MALEITAANPDPALLDLPWSTPLEDWPESQLAALPRGISRHIVRFVRVPAGVIAIKEIKDEIARREYHMLRALNRLAIPCVRPYGVVSGRVGSDGEPLDSCLLTHHLHYSLPFRALFSQTLRPDTATRLIDALAVLLVRLHLQGFWWGDVSLSNTLFRRDAGAFAAYVVDAETGELRDRLSDGQREHDLDIARVNIAGELMDLEAGGLLPEGNDPIDVSNQIMERYRALWQELTGLETFTVGERWRVDERIRRLNELGFDVDELAISTDVDGTTLRIQPKVVDAGHHSRRLLRLTGLDVEENQARRLLNDLDAYRAATDVQGEDEAITATRWLNEVYLPVTRAIPDDLRGKLEPAELFHEILEHRWYLSERSGHDTPLGQSLADYILRILPEKPREETVVGVDTVEMPIVAMPS from the coding sequence ATGGCGCTCGAGATCACTGCGGCCAACCCGGACCCGGCCCTGCTGGACCTGCCCTGGAGCACGCCGCTGGAGGACTGGCCCGAGTCCCAGCTGGCCGCCCTCCCCCGCGGCATCTCCCGGCACATCGTCCGGTTCGTCCGCGTCCCGGCGGGCGTGATCGCGATCAAGGAGATCAAGGACGAGATCGCCCGGCGGGAGTACCACATGCTCCGCGCCCTCAACCGGCTCGCGATCCCGTGCGTGCGGCCCTACGGCGTGGTGAGCGGGCGGGTGGGGTCCGACGGCGAGCCGCTGGACTCCTGCCTGCTCACGCACCACCTGCACTACTCCCTGCCGTTCCGCGCGTTGTTCAGCCAGACGCTGCGGCCCGACACCGCGACCCGCCTCATCGACGCCCTGGCCGTGCTGCTGGTGCGGCTCCACCTGCAGGGCTTCTGGTGGGGTGACGTGTCGCTGTCCAACACGCTGTTCCGGCGCGACGCGGGGGCGTTCGCGGCCTACGTCGTGGACGCCGAGACCGGTGAGCTGCGCGACCGGCTGTCCGACGGCCAGCGCGAGCACGACCTGGACATCGCCCGGGTCAACATCGCCGGCGAGCTCATGGACCTCGAGGCGGGCGGGCTGCTGCCGGAGGGCAACGACCCGATCGACGTGTCCAACCAGATCATGGAGCGGTACCGCGCGCTGTGGCAGGAGCTGACCGGGCTGGAGACCTTCACCGTCGGGGAGCGCTGGCGGGTGGACGAGCGGATCCGGCGGCTCAACGAGCTGGGCTTCGACGTCGACGAGCTGGCGATCTCCACCGACGTCGACGGCACCACCTTGCGCATCCAGCCCAAGGTCGTCGACGCCGGTCACCACTCGCGCCGGCTGCTGCGCCTCACCGGCCTCGACGTCGAGGAGAACCAGGCCCGCCGGCTGCTCAACGACCTCGACGCCTACCGCGCCGCCACCGACGTGCAGGGCGAGGACGAGGCGATCACCGCCACGCGCTGGCTCAACGAGGTCTACCTGCCGGTGACCCGCGCGATCCCGGACGACCTGCGGGGCAAGCTCGAGCCCGCCGAGCTCTTCCACGAGATCCTCGAGCACCGGTGGTACCTCTCGGAGCGCAGCGGCCACGACACGCCGCTCGGGCAGAGCCTCGCCGACTACATCCTGCGGATCCTGCCGGAGAAGCCGCGCGAGGAGACCGTCGTCGGCGTCGACACCGTCGAGATGCCGATCGTGGCCATGCCCAGCTGA